One genomic window of Anaeromyxobacter diazotrophicus includes the following:
- a CDS encoding GNAT family N-acetyltransferase, which translates to MDFRVLDAASPEDLARWLALWRRWPRREIQAHPEYARLFARPCDRVVCAVGEDADGGILFPLLLRPLAAEPWAAPGEARLDAVTPYGYGGPFAWGRRDEEAYWRAHERWCEQERIVSTFVRLSLFPEQLAELPGHVEVRSRNIVVPLQGGPEALWRGYEGKVRRWVQVAERAGLQVELDREGARLDDFVRVYTHTMERNGADPWYFFPRAFFAQLVERLAGHFAFFHTLSQGAVVSSDLVLCSEEHVYYFLGGTHADAFPLGPNYLLKHRIASWAAGEGKQGYVLGGGYAPGDGLFRYKRAYARSGEVPFRVGCLVHDERAYVGLVAARTGAGWSPRPGFFPGYRA; encoded by the coding sequence ATGGACTTCCGCGTGCTCGACGCCGCCTCGCCCGAGGATCTCGCCCGGTGGCTCGCCCTGTGGCGGCGGTGGCCGCGGCGCGAGATCCAGGCGCACCCGGAGTACGCGCGCCTCTTTGCGCGTCCGTGCGACCGCGTGGTGTGCGCGGTGGGCGAGGACGCGGACGGCGGCATCCTCTTCCCGCTCCTGCTGCGCCCGCTCGCGGCCGAGCCGTGGGCCGCGCCGGGCGAGGCGCGGCTCGACGCCGTGACCCCGTACGGCTACGGCGGGCCGTTCGCCTGGGGGCGCCGCGACGAGGAGGCCTACTGGCGCGCGCACGAGCGCTGGTGCGAGCAGGAGCGGATCGTCAGCACCTTCGTGCGGCTCTCGCTCTTCCCGGAGCAGCTGGCGGAGCTCCCGGGCCACGTCGAGGTCCGCTCGCGCAACATCGTGGTGCCGCTGCAGGGCGGCCCCGAGGCGCTCTGGCGCGGGTACGAGGGGAAGGTGCGCAGGTGGGTGCAGGTGGCCGAGCGCGCCGGGCTGCAGGTGGAGCTGGATCGCGAGGGCGCGCGCCTCGACGACTTCGTCCGCGTCTACACGCACACCATGGAGCGGAACGGCGCCGACCCCTGGTACTTCTTCCCGCGCGCCTTCTTCGCGCAGCTGGTGGAGCGGCTCGCGGGCCACTTCGCCTTCTTCCACACGCTCTCGCAGGGCGCGGTGGTCTCCTCTGATCTGGTGCTCTGCTCCGAGGAGCACGTCTACTACTTCCTCGGCGGGACGCACGCCGACGCCTTCCCGCTCGGCCCGAACTACCTCCTGAAGCACCGCATCGCCAGCTGGGCCGCCGGGGAGGGGAAGCAGGGCTACGTGCTGGGCGGCGGCTACGCGCCGGGCGACGGGCTCTTCCGCTACAAGCGCGCCTACGCGCGGTCGGGCGAGGTGCCGTTCCGCGTCGGCTGCCTCGTGCACGACGAGCGCGCGTACGTCGGCCTCGTCGCCGCGCGCACCGGAGCCGGCTGGTCGCCGCGCCCGGGGTTCTTCCCCGGGTACCGCGCCTGA
- a CDS encoding nucleoside-diphosphate sugar epimerase/dehydratase, producing the protein MILLADGAVAVLALRLALEVRFEGRVPDAYLASLPRAALIVAGCRVLCSRAASLDRWTFRLAGMSDALRVSFAALAGTGLFAAAAPLVPGGVPRSVIVLEFFLTTSAYGALRFGPRALLRWSKRLARSGPGADRTVIIGDGSAAELLGRDLERSTTALHQVVGVVCSDRLLVGSRLAGLPVLGVIGELPALIARHRVSTVLLAERCGSGEDVRRIIETCAACRVRFKIVPASFDQSVRLSASMLADVSPADLLPRDSVAFDEEAIRALVADRRALVTGAGGTIGGELCAQLARFGARQLVMVDMNENELYLGSRRLAARHPELEIRTEVADVRDADALLRLGERYRPQDVFHAAAHKHVPLMELAPDEAVKNNVFGTLNAARMADGCGAERFVLISTDKAVKPTSVMGATKRVAELVVRDLGRSSRTRVTAVRFGNVLGSAGSVVPIFKEQIARGGPVTVTHAECTRYFMTISEAVGLTLLAGLGGYGDLCVLDMGEPIRIADLARYMITLAGRAGEVEVTYTGLRPGEKLHEELLTEDEERSERVRNRIHVTESPAPPPDLAHWLGELKRLAEVGDRNTLLAVLRALVPTYRPSRNVAELELLTTPAGRAAARRTSGVRGPAVVVGGGAEAPRVLTD; encoded by the coding sequence TTGATCCTGCTCGCGGACGGCGCGGTGGCCGTCCTCGCGCTGCGCCTGGCGCTGGAGGTGCGCTTCGAGGGCCGCGTCCCCGACGCCTACCTGGCCTCGCTGCCGCGGGCGGCGCTGATCGTGGCGGGGTGCCGCGTGCTGTGCAGCCGCGCCGCCTCGCTCGACCGCTGGACCTTCCGGCTGGCGGGGATGTCGGACGCGCTCCGGGTGAGCTTCGCGGCGCTGGCCGGCACCGGGCTGTTCGCGGCGGCCGCGCCGCTCGTGCCGGGCGGCGTGCCGCGCTCGGTGATCGTGCTCGAGTTCTTCCTCACCACCTCCGCCTACGGCGCGCTGCGCTTCGGGCCGCGGGCGCTCCTGCGCTGGTCGAAGCGCCTGGCGCGCTCCGGGCCCGGCGCCGACCGGACCGTGATCATCGGCGACGGCAGCGCCGCCGAGCTCCTCGGGCGCGACCTCGAGCGGAGCACCACCGCGCTCCACCAGGTCGTGGGCGTGGTGTGCAGCGATCGCCTGCTGGTGGGCTCCCGGCTGGCGGGCCTGCCGGTGCTCGGGGTGATCGGGGAGCTGCCCGCGCTCATCGCCCGCCACCGCGTCTCGACGGTCCTCCTGGCCGAGCGCTGCGGCTCGGGCGAGGACGTGCGCCGCATCATCGAGACCTGCGCCGCCTGCCGGGTCCGCTTCAAGATCGTGCCCGCCTCCTTCGACCAGTCCGTGCGGCTCTCGGCCTCGATGCTGGCCGACGTGTCCCCGGCCGACCTGCTCCCGCGCGACAGCGTGGCGTTCGACGAGGAGGCCATCCGGGCGCTGGTCGCGGACCGCCGCGCCCTCGTCACCGGCGCGGGCGGGACGATCGGCGGGGAGCTGTGCGCGCAGCTGGCGCGCTTCGGGGCGCGGCAGCTCGTCATGGTGGACATGAACGAGAACGAGCTGTACCTCGGCAGCCGGCGGCTCGCCGCCCGCCACCCCGAGCTGGAGATCCGGACCGAGGTGGCCGACGTCCGCGACGCCGACGCGCTGCTGCGGCTCGGCGAGCGGTACCGCCCGCAGGACGTCTTCCACGCCGCCGCCCACAAGCACGTGCCGCTCATGGAGCTGGCGCCGGACGAGGCGGTCAAGAACAACGTGTTCGGCACGCTCAACGCGGCCCGCATGGCGGACGGCTGCGGGGCCGAGCGCTTCGTGCTCATCTCGACCGACAAGGCGGTGAAGCCCACCTCGGTCATGGGCGCGACGAAGCGGGTGGCCGAGCTGGTGGTGAGGGACCTCGGCCGCAGCTCGCGCACCCGGGTCACGGCGGTGCGCTTCGGGAACGTCCTCGGCTCCGCCGGCAGCGTCGTGCCCATCTTCAAGGAGCAGATCGCCCGCGGCGGCCCGGTGACCGTGACCCACGCCGAGTGCACGCGCTACTTCATGACCATCTCCGAGGCGGTCGGGCTCACGCTGCTGGCGGGGCTCGGCGGCTACGGCGACCTGTGCGTGCTCGACATGGGCGAGCCCATCCGGATCGCCGACCTCGCCCGCTACATGATCACGCTGGCCGGCCGCGCCGGCGAGGTCGAGGTCACCTACACCGGCCTGCGGCCGGGCGAGAAGCTCCACGAGGAGCTGCTCACCGAGGACGAGGAGCGCTCGGAGCGCGTGCGCAACCGGATCCACGTGACCGAGAGCCCCGCGCCGCCGCCCGACCTCGCCCACTGGCTGGGCGAGCTGAAGCGGCTCGCCGAGGTCGGCGACCGGAACACGCTCCTGGCCGTGCTGCGCGCCCTGGTGCCGACCTACCGGCCCTCGCGCAACGTGGCAGAGCTCGAGCTGTTGACGACGCCGGCCGGGCGCGCGGCGGCGCGCCGGACCAGCGGCGTGCGCGGACCGGCCGTGGTGGTGGGCGGGGGCGCCGAGGCGCCTCGGGTGCTGACGGACTGA
- a CDS encoding polysaccharide biosynthesis tyrosine autokinase: MASENEAVGVVRGGRALAAPRGTRREEPSLGELLQALIDGKGWVLGALALALAAAGAYLFLAPPLYRSSALVQVDDEPAPLSEADRADHVAALLLEQKLPIEGEMEIMRSRSLAGPVVDALGLTVVAAPRRVPLLGDALARRRAAEPPAAPPLAALGRFGWGGERIAVARLEVSDDLLDEPIWLTALGEGRYRLAGRDGAPWAVGSVGAPVTSTAAGHRVELSVAELVARPGTEFRLERRRRDTVIDELQRELRIEEKVKKSGVVAVELEGRDPARVAAIVGALSSAYVAQNVERKTAAAGRTLAFLEAQLPLVKASLDAAEGALSAYRSRKATVDLPIEAKATVDRFAELDKQVAQLAAEREQLAQKYGPQHPDLVALDRKLEAARRERASFEPQVRAAPATQMDASRLTREVNAKADIYLSLLNKAQALRVLKSGNLGNVRLVDAPVVAHKPFTPKPVPVLALAALVGLALGCGLAIAVRVLHEELVDPQLIEGALGLPILAAVPHSEEEARLERRGRRGRAALAAAAPDDLATENLRALRTALGFLLNARGNVVALSSPSPTVGKSFVAVNLAHLFAAAGKRVLLVDADLRRGGLQRFFSAGAHAGLADVLAGRTLAAEAIQSTGTANLDLLSAGHLPEHPAELLASPRLHEVLRAAATRYDVVVVDAPPILAVTDPVLVARCADVNLLVLRSGRDPLSEIALALERYAQSGVTVHGAIMNAARPAHGYRGAYEHRSYRRPRVKLAG, translated from the coding sequence ATGGCGAGCGAGAACGAGGCGGTGGGCGTGGTGCGGGGCGGGCGTGCGCTCGCGGCGCCGCGCGGGACCCGGCGCGAGGAGCCGAGCCTGGGCGAGCTCCTCCAGGCGCTGATCGACGGGAAGGGCTGGGTGCTGGGCGCGCTGGCGCTGGCGCTCGCCGCGGCCGGCGCGTACCTGTTCCTCGCGCCGCCGCTCTACCGCTCCTCCGCCCTGGTCCAGGTCGACGACGAGCCGGCGCCGCTGAGCGAGGCGGACCGGGCCGATCACGTGGCGGCCCTGCTCCTCGAGCAGAAGCTCCCGATCGAGGGCGAGATGGAGATCATGCGCTCGCGCTCGCTCGCCGGCCCGGTCGTGGACGCGCTCGGGCTGACGGTGGTGGCGGCGCCCCGGCGCGTGCCGCTGCTCGGCGACGCGCTGGCGCGGCGCCGCGCCGCGGAGCCCCCGGCGGCGCCGCCGCTCGCGGCGCTCGGCCGCTTCGGCTGGGGCGGGGAGCGGATCGCGGTCGCGCGGCTGGAGGTGTCCGACGACCTGCTCGACGAGCCCATCTGGCTGACGGCGCTCGGCGAGGGCCGCTACCGGCTCGCCGGCCGCGACGGCGCGCCGTGGGCGGTGGGCAGCGTGGGCGCGCCGGTGACCTCCACCGCCGCGGGTCACCGCGTCGAGCTGAGCGTCGCCGAGCTCGTCGCGCGCCCCGGCACCGAGTTCCGCCTGGAGCGGCGCCGGCGCGACACCGTGATCGACGAGCTGCAGCGCGAGCTCCGGATCGAGGAGAAGGTGAAGAAGAGCGGCGTGGTGGCGGTGGAGCTCGAGGGGCGCGACCCCGCGCGCGTCGCGGCCATCGTCGGCGCGCTCTCCTCGGCTTACGTGGCGCAGAACGTGGAGCGGAAGACGGCGGCCGCAGGCCGGACGCTCGCGTTCCTGGAGGCGCAGCTGCCGCTCGTGAAGGCGAGCCTCGACGCGGCCGAGGGCGCGCTCTCGGCCTACCGCTCGCGCAAGGCCACCGTCGATCTGCCGATCGAGGCCAAGGCGACGGTGGACCGGTTCGCCGAGCTCGACAAGCAGGTGGCGCAGCTCGCCGCCGAGCGGGAGCAGCTGGCGCAGAAGTACGGTCCGCAGCACCCGGACCTGGTGGCGCTCGATCGCAAGCTGGAGGCGGCCCGCCGGGAGCGCGCGTCCTTCGAGCCCCAGGTGCGCGCCGCGCCGGCCACGCAGATGGACGCCTCCCGGCTCACCCGCGAGGTGAACGCGAAGGCGGACATCTACCTGTCGCTGCTCAACAAGGCGCAGGCGCTCCGGGTCCTCAAGTCGGGCAACCTCGGCAACGTGCGCCTGGTGGACGCGCCGGTGGTGGCGCACAAGCCCTTCACGCCCAAGCCCGTCCCGGTGCTGGCGCTGGCGGCCCTGGTCGGGCTCGCGCTCGGCTGCGGCCTCGCCATCGCCGTGCGCGTGCTGCACGAGGAGCTGGTGGACCCGCAGCTCATCGAGGGGGCCCTCGGGCTGCCGATCCTGGCGGCCGTGCCGCACAGCGAGGAGGAGGCGCGGCTCGAGCGCCGCGGGCGGCGCGGTCGCGCCGCGCTGGCGGCGGCGGCGCCGGACGATCTCGCCACCGAGAACCTGCGCGCCCTGCGCACCGCGCTCGGCTTCCTGCTCAACGCGCGCGGCAACGTGGTCGCCCTGAGCTCGCCCTCCCCGACGGTGGGCAAGAGCTTCGTGGCGGTGAACCTGGCCCACCTCTTCGCCGCCGCGGGGAAGCGCGTGCTGCTCGTGGACGCGGACCTCCGCCGCGGCGGGCTGCAGCGGTTCTTCTCGGCCGGCGCGCACGCCGGCCTGGCGGACGTCCTGGCCGGCCGCACGCTGGCGGCGGAGGCCATCCAGAGCACCGGCACCGCCAACCTGGACCTGCTGTCCGCGGGCCACCTGCCGGAGCACCCCGCCGAGCTGCTCGCCAGCCCGCGCCTGCACGAGGTCCTGCGGGCGGCCGCGACCCGCTACGACGTGGTGGTCGTGGACGCCCCGCCGATCCTGGCGGTCACCGACCCGGTGCTGGTCGCCCGCTGCGCCGACGTGAACCTGCTCGTGCTGCGGTCCGGCCGCGACCCGCTGAGCGAGATCGCGCTCGCCCTGGAGCGCTACGCCCAGAGCGGCGTGACCGTGCACGGCGCGATCATGAACGCCGCGCGGCCGGCGCACGGCTATCGCGGCGCGTACGAGCACCGCTCCTACCGGCGGCCCAGGGTGAAGCTCGCCGGGTAG
- a CDS encoding HNH endonuclease, protein MTDARALSRRIASLLAEERSRLADFLVALADFDRQRGWGTLGYASLFQYLERELRLTSSAAARRMTAAALVQRFPAVVEPLRDGRVCMSVVYELSKALTPENAGEVLPRFYGLSKREAEALVAELRPVANPPRREVVTALARTAPPLRASAPAEARTASPVPERTSPAKSERVQPGPDLFSAPARPRDEVVPLDADLRRYHVTVSKAFLAKLDAAKDALSHAIPDGDTEAVLTAALDLLLEKTDRRRGLVKRPRPAPQKPSADPRHVPAAVAREVWKRDGGRCSFRLPDGSVCGSTKRLELDHIDPVALGGRSTADNLRLCCRNHNSLHAEQVFGREHMEQFRKDADRSAPALAGGSTSGACGEGAEAAGSTRTQRRRGTGS, encoded by the coding sequence ATGACCGACGCCCGCGCCCTCTCCCGACGCATCGCCTCGCTCCTCGCCGAGGAGCGAAGCCGCCTCGCCGACTTTCTCGTCGCCCTGGCGGACTTCGACCGCCAGCGCGGGTGGGGCACGCTCGGCTACGCCTCGCTCTTCCAGTACCTCGAGCGCGAGCTCCGGCTCACGAGCAGCGCCGCCGCTCGTCGGATGACCGCGGCTGCGCTCGTCCAGCGCTTCCCCGCGGTGGTAGAGCCGCTCCGGGACGGCCGCGTGTGCATGTCGGTGGTGTACGAGCTCTCGAAGGCGCTCACCCCTGAGAACGCGGGCGAGGTGCTGCCGCGCTTCTACGGCCTCTCGAAGCGCGAGGCGGAGGCGCTCGTCGCGGAGCTCAGGCCGGTCGCGAATCCGCCGCGGCGCGAGGTGGTCACGGCGCTCGCGCGCACCGCGCCGCCACTGCGCGCGAGCGCGCCCGCGGAGGCGCGGACCGCCTCGCCTGTACCCGAACGGACTTCGCCGGCGAAGTCCGAAAGGGTACAGCCGGGCCCCGACCTCTTCTCCGCGCCAGCTCGGCCGCGCGACGAGGTGGTGCCCCTCGACGCTGACCTCCGCCGCTACCACGTCACCGTCTCGAAGGCGTTCCTCGCCAAGCTCGACGCCGCCAAGGACGCGCTCTCCCACGCCATCCCCGACGGCGACACCGAGGCGGTGCTCACCGCCGCGCTCGACCTCCTCCTCGAGAAGACCGACCGCCGGCGCGGCCTCGTGAAGCGGCCGCGGCCGGCGCCTCAGAAGCCCTCCGCCGACCCGCGCCACGTCCCGGCGGCGGTCGCGCGGGAGGTGTGGAAGCGGGACGGCGGCCGCTGCAGCTTCCGCCTGCCGGACGGGAGCGTCTGCGGCTCGACGAAGCGGCTCGAGCTCGACCACATCGACCCGGTCGCGCTCGGCGGGCGCAGCACCGCCGACAATCTGAGACTGTGTTGCCGCAATCACAACTCGCTGCACGCCGAGCAGGTCTTCGGAAGGGAGCACATGGAACAGTTCCGGAAGGACGCGGACCGGAGCGCTCCAGCTCTCGCTGGCGGAAGCACTTCAGGGGCGTGCGGCGAGGGCGCTGAGGCCGCTGGCTCGACACGGACGCAGCGACGGCGCGGTACCGGATCGTGA
- a CDS encoding glycosyltransferase, producing MTPSPEPSARVGYLMSWYPAVTETFILHEMLELRRLGVDLEIFPLFGAATGLRQPGAEALTERVHYHRGLSAELVLAQLHWLARRPRAYLGAWARAVAGNLRSPAFLAKALVVVPRAAVVARRMEARGVAHVHAHWATHPALAAYVVERLTGIGYSFTAHAHDLYLDRAMLEQKLAAARFVVTISRYNRALLERLYGPAAAARTVVIPCGVDPRLFPRRPPRSPDGLFRVACVAGLRDYKGHRWLVEACALLRDRGVPIRCVLVGDGPERAAVERQVAALGLGDRVALVGNQPQDRIRALLEGSDAMALPSVVTPAGMMDGIPVALMEAMAMGLPVVSTRVSGIPELVEDGRTGLLAPPQDAPALAAALERLHRDPPLARRLAEAGRARVLARFDLRENAARLRDHLLAAMGAPPRARKAPARAPQELGPAASSGAAE from the coding sequence ATGACGCCTTCCCCGGAGCCCTCCGCCCGCGTCGGCTACCTCATGTCGTGGTACCCGGCGGTCACCGAGACCTTCATCCTGCACGAGATGCTGGAGCTGCGGCGCCTGGGCGTGGACCTCGAGATCTTCCCGCTCTTCGGCGCCGCCACCGGCCTGCGCCAGCCCGGGGCCGAGGCGCTGACGGAGCGGGTCCACTACCACCGCGGCCTCTCGGCCGAGCTCGTCCTGGCCCAGCTCCACTGGCTGGCGCGGCGGCCGCGGGCGTACCTCGGCGCCTGGGCGCGGGCGGTCGCCGGGAACCTCCGCTCGCCGGCGTTCCTGGCCAAGGCGCTGGTGGTCGTGCCGCGCGCCGCGGTGGTGGCGCGGCGGATGGAGGCGCGCGGGGTGGCGCACGTGCACGCCCACTGGGCGACGCACCCGGCGCTGGCGGCCTACGTCGTGGAGCGGCTGACCGGCATCGGCTACAGCTTCACGGCGCACGCGCACGACCTCTACCTGGACCGCGCCATGCTGGAGCAGAAGCTCGCGGCCGCCCGGTTCGTGGTGACGATCTCGCGCTACAACCGCGCGCTGCTGGAGCGGCTCTACGGGCCGGCCGCGGCGGCGCGGACGGTGGTCATCCCGTGCGGCGTCGACCCGCGGCTCTTCCCGCGGCGCCCGCCCCGGAGCCCGGACGGACTCTTCCGCGTGGCGTGCGTGGCGGGCCTGCGCGACTACAAGGGGCACCGCTGGCTGGTGGAGGCCTGCGCGCTCCTGCGCGACCGCGGCGTGCCGATCCGGTGCGTGCTCGTCGGCGACGGGCCGGAGCGGGCGGCGGTCGAGCGCCAGGTGGCCGCGCTGGGCCTGGGCGACCGGGTCGCGCTCGTCGGGAACCAGCCCCAGGACCGGATCCGGGCGCTCCTGGAGGGCTCCGACGCCATGGCCCTGCCGAGCGTGGTCACGCCGGCCGGGATGATGGACGGCATCCCGGTGGCGCTCATGGAGGCGATGGCCATGGGCCTCCCGGTCGTCTCGACGCGCGTCTCCGGCATCCCGGAGCTGGTCGAGGACGGGCGGACCGGGCTCCTGGCGCCGCCGCAGGACGCGCCCGCGCTCGCGGCCGCCCTGGAGCGCCTCCACCGCGACCCGCCGCTGGCCCGGCGCCTGGCGGAGGCGGGCCGCGCCCGCGTGCTCGCGCGCTTCGACCTGCGCGAGAACGCCGCGCGGCTGCGCGATCACCTGCTCGCGGCGATGGGGGCACCGCCGCGGGCGCGGAAGGCGCCCGCGCGGGCTCCGCAGGAGCTCGGCCCGGCCGCGTCGTCGGGGGCGGCGGAGTAG
- a CDS encoding glycosyltransferase family 4 protein, with product MYARGGWMGVAAAAERGDGSRASGGAPAAARLPRVCLLTALFPPSIGGIQSHTLRLGLKLADRGAEVHVVTRLQPGLPRFERMGGVRVHRVGLARAQGAAGSLAFVAGGVRAVLRLARQVDVLHAHQLLSPSTVGLAAGPLAGLPLIVNPHACGEIGDVGVLSRSAVGRARLRAVVTRADAFVAVSRAIRDELLAAGAPPEKLWSIGNGVDTERYAPAGASERAALRRALGLPAGPLAVYTGRLAPEKGVDVLVEAWPEVAARVPGARLALVGAGAEQARLEQLASARGAGGSIAFVGAVPDAAPYLRAADAAVLPSRTEGLPVALLEAMSCGLPVVATRVGGSAEVLADGGAGRLVPPEDPPALAAALAEALQGGPGAARRGEAARALVLARFGLERIVDLTLDLYASVAGRRAGSSR from the coding sequence TTGTACGCGAGGGGAGGCTGGATGGGCGTGGCGGCGGCGGCGGAGCGGGGCGACGGGTCGCGCGCGAGCGGGGGCGCACCGGCGGCGGCGCGGCTCCCGCGGGTCTGCCTCCTCACGGCGCTCTTCCCACCGTCCATCGGCGGGATCCAGAGCCACACCCTGCGGCTCGGCCTGAAGCTCGCGGACCGCGGCGCCGAGGTCCACGTGGTGACGCGGCTCCAGCCGGGGCTCCCGCGGTTCGAGCGGATGGGCGGGGTCCGCGTGCACCGGGTCGGGCTGGCGCGCGCGCAGGGCGCGGCGGGCAGCCTCGCCTTCGTCGCCGGCGGGGTGCGCGCCGTCCTGCGGCTGGCGCGCCAGGTGGACGTGCTGCACGCGCACCAGCTGCTCTCGCCCTCGACGGTGGGGCTCGCCGCCGGACCGCTGGCGGGGCTTCCGCTCATCGTGAACCCGCACGCGTGCGGAGAGATCGGGGACGTCGGCGTGCTCTCCCGGAGCGCGGTGGGGCGGGCCCGGCTGCGGGCGGTGGTGACGCGGGCCGACGCCTTCGTGGCGGTGAGCCGCGCCATCCGCGACGAGCTCCTGGCGGCGGGCGCGCCGCCGGAGAAGCTGTGGAGCATCGGCAACGGCGTGGACACCGAGCGGTACGCGCCGGCCGGGGCCTCGGAGCGCGCCGCCCTGCGGCGGGCGCTCGGCCTCCCCGCCGGCCCGCTCGCCGTCTACACGGGCCGCCTCGCGCCGGAGAAGGGAGTGGACGTGCTCGTCGAAGCCTGGCCGGAGGTGGCGGCGCGGGTGCCGGGCGCGCGCCTCGCCCTCGTCGGCGCCGGGGCCGAGCAGGCGCGGCTCGAGCAGCTCGCGTCGGCGCGCGGCGCGGGCGGGTCGATCGCGTTCGTGGGGGCGGTGCCGGACGCGGCGCCCTACCTGCGCGCCGCCGACGCCGCGGTGCTCCCGTCGCGCACGGAGGGCCTGCCGGTGGCGCTCCTCGAAGCCATGAGCTGCGGGCTGCCGGTGGTCGCGACGCGGGTGGGCGGCTCGGCGGAGGTGCTGGCCGACGGCGGCGCCGGGCGCCTGGTCCCGCCCGAGGATCCGCCGGCGCTGGCGGCGGCGCTGGCGGAGGCGCTCCAGGGCGGCCCCGGCGCCGCCCGGCGCGGGGAGGCGGCGCGGGCGCTCGTGCTCGCCCGCTTCGGGCTGGAGCGGATCGTGGACCTCACGCTCGACCTCTACGCGTCCGTCGCCGGCCGGCGCGCCGGCTCCTCCCGGTGA
- a CDS encoding glycosyltransferase: MSPPRLRVVEFTNCFHVGGGEVQVLELLRRLPASYQVSLHALDRSGPLLEETRALGYEPIVHPLGGSFMRPAALAETMRLGQWLRRERIDLVHAHDFYAALLAVPAARMAGVPVAVSRLDLVHWHGRARHLAFAAASHAADVVVANCEAVRDLVVHVERVAPEKAIVIRNGLDLPRFDALRAAPLQGPLPDTGAAPLAILVANMRHEVKRHEDFLAAFAQVRRGVPEAQALLVGEGRRQEQLAAHARELGLEGAVHFLGARKDVPALLARATFGVLCSRQEGLSNAVMEGMAAGLPMVVTDAGGNAELVKDGARGFVVPPERPDALAQAMLRILADPARARRMGQAARRFVEEELGLDRMIAEHDRLYRRLARRAEAARAA, encoded by the coding sequence ATGAGCCCACCCCGCCTCCGCGTCGTCGAGTTCACCAACTGCTTCCACGTGGGCGGCGGGGAGGTGCAGGTGCTGGAGCTCCTCCGGCGGCTCCCGGCCAGCTACCAGGTGTCGCTGCACGCGCTCGACCGGAGCGGGCCGCTCCTCGAGGAGACGCGGGCGCTCGGCTACGAGCCGATCGTCCACCCGCTCGGCGGCTCGTTCATGCGCCCCGCGGCGCTGGCCGAGACCATGAGGCTCGGGCAGTGGCTGCGCCGCGAGCGCATCGACCTCGTCCACGCGCACGACTTCTACGCGGCGCTCCTCGCGGTCCCGGCCGCGCGGATGGCCGGGGTGCCGGTGGCGGTGAGCCGGCTCGACCTCGTGCACTGGCACGGCCGGGCGCGGCACCTCGCCTTCGCGGCCGCCTCGCACGCCGCGGACGTGGTGGTGGCCAACTGCGAGGCGGTGCGCGACCTGGTCGTGCACGTGGAGCGGGTGGCGCCGGAGAAGGCGATCGTCATCCGGAACGGCCTCGACCTGCCGCGCTTCGACGCCCTGCGCGCCGCGCCGCTCCAGGGTCCGCTCCCCGACACCGGCGCGGCGCCGCTCGCGATCCTGGTGGCCAACATGCGGCACGAGGTGAAGCGGCACGAGGACTTCCTGGCCGCCTTCGCGCAGGTCCGGCGCGGGGTGCCGGAGGCGCAGGCGCTCCTCGTCGGCGAGGGGCGGCGCCAGGAGCAGCTGGCCGCGCACGCGCGCGAGCTCGGCCTCGAGGGCGCCGTCCACTTCCTGGGCGCCCGCAAGGACGTCCCGGCGCTGCTGGCGCGCGCCACCTTCGGCGTGCTCTGCTCGCGCCAGGAGGGGCTCTCGAACGCCGTCATGGAGGGCATGGCGGCCGGGCTGCCCATGGTCGTGACCGACGCCGGCGGCAACGCCGAGCTGGTGAAGGACGGCGCCCGCGGGTTCGTCGTGCCTCCCGAGCGCCCGGACGCGCTCGCCCAGGCCATGCTGCGCATCCTGGCCGACCCCGCCCGCGCCCGGCGCATGGGCCAGGCGGCCCGCCGCTTCGTCGAGGAGGAGCTGGGCCTCGACCGGATGATCGCCGAGCACGATCGGCTGTACCGGCGGCTGGCGCGCCGGGCCGAGGCGGCCCGGGCCGCGTAG